The Natrinema saccharevitans genome includes the window AAAAGAGCGAGGCGCAACGCGCCTCGGAGACGTCGAGCGGTGAGGAACCGCGAGACGACGAGACCAGTTTCGAGTCACAGTACTTCTACCGCGACGAGGACGGCAACGAGGCCGAACGCGTCTGGGAGGAAGACGCCGCGGACGAGGTCTACGAGACGCTCGCCGATCGCGAGAGCGCGACCGTCGTCGACGTCAACCGCCGGACCCGCACCGACACGCCCCCGGAGCCGTTCAACACCACCCAGTTCATCCGCGCCGCGGGCGCCATCGGCTACTCGGCCAAGCGCGCGATGTCGATCGCCGAGGACCTCTACACCGCCGGCTACATTACGTACCCGCGGACCGACAACACCGTCTACCCCGACGACCTCGATCCCGAGGAACTGTTAGACGAGTTCACCGGGCACTCGACGCTCGGCGACGCCGCCGAATCGCTGCTCGAGGCCGACGAGATCACCCCGACGGAAGGCGACGAGGAGACGACCGACCACCCGCCGATCCACCCGACGGGCGAGATCCCCGCCCGCGGCGACGTCTCCGACGACGAGTGGGAGGTCTTCGAACTCGTCGTTCGGCGGTTCTACGCGACGGTCGCCGACGCCGCGAAGTGGGAACACCTCAAGGTCGTCGTCGCAGTCGACGACTACCGCCTGAAGGCAAACGGCAAGCGGCTGGTCGAGCCCGGCTACCACGACGTCTACCCCTACTTCTCCACGACGGAGAACTTCGTCCCCGACGTCGACGAGGGCGAGGAACTGGCGCTCTCCGACGTCGAACTCGAGGCCAAACAGACCCAGCCGCCGCGTCGATACGGCCAGTCGCGGCTCATCGAGACCATGGAGGATATGGGAATCGGGACCAAATCGACCAGACATAACACGTTAGAGAAACTTTACGACCGGGGCTACATCGAGAGCGATCCGCCGCGCCCGACCAAGCTCGCGATGGCCGTCGTCGACGCGGCCGAGAACTACGCCGACCGCGTCGTCAGCGAGGAGATGACGGCCCAGCTCGAGGCAGACATGGACGCCATCGCGAACGGCGAGGCGACGCTCGACGACGTGACCGACGAATCGCGCGAGATGCTCGAGGAGATCTTCGAGAACCTCGCCGAGTCGCGCGAGGAGATCGGCGACCACCTCCGGAAGTCGCTGAAAGACGACAAGCGACTCGGCCCCTGTCCCGAGTGCGGCGAGGACCTGCTCGTCCGGCGGAGCCGCCACGGCTCGTACTTCATCGGCTGTGACGGGTATCCAGACTGCGAGAACACGCTGCCGCTGCCGTCGACGGGCAAGCCGCTCATCCTCGAGGAGGAGTGCGAGGAACACGGCCTGAACGAAGTCAAGATGCTCGCGGGCCGACAGACGTTCGTCCACGGCTGCCCGCTCTGCAAGGCCGAGGACGCCGGCGAGGGGCCGATACTGGGTGACTGTCCCGAGTGCGGCGAGGAACACGGGGGCGAACTCGCGATCAAGACGCTCCAGAACGGCTCCCGACTCGTCGGCTGTACCCGCTATCCCGACTGCGAGTACTCGCTGCCGCTGCCCCGCCGCGGCGAGATCGAGGTCACCGACGAGTACTGCGACGACCACGACCTGCCAGAACTCGTCGTCCACAGCGGCGACGAGCCCTGGGAACTGGGCTGTCCGATCTGTAACTATCAGGAGTTTCAGGCCCGCGAAAGCGATTCCGGCTCCGATCTCGAGGCACTGGACGGCGTCGGAGCCAAGACCGTCGAAAAGCTCGCCGCCGCGGGGATCGAAGACCTCGAGGACCTGACCGACGCCGACCCCGACGCGGTCGCGGACGACGTCGAGGGCGTCAGCGCCGATCGCATCCGCAGCTGGCAGGCGAAGGCCTGACCGGCCGTCACGACGAGTCTCCCGGTGGGTCGGTCTCGTCGGCGGCGGTCCCGCGCCGGTTCGGCATCTCGAATCCGGGGCGAGGCGGCGAGAACGAGTCGGCCGGCGTGAGAATAGTCACGTTCGACCCGGCGGCGGCCGATCAGGCCGTCGCGGATTCGTTGGTCTCGGCCCCGTCGTCGCTCCCGTCGAACGACTCGAACGCGTCCTCGACCGCCCGAACGATGTCGTCGCTGGATCCGAGCCCGCTCTTCTCCCAGCGTTTCTCGCCCGTTTCGTCGACAATGATCGTCACCGGATAGCCGAAGATACCGTAGTGCGCCGCCAGCGACGACGTGGTGTCGCGGCCGACGTACCAGTTCCCGTCGTGGTTTCGCCACCAGGTCCGGAGTTCGTCGTCCGGCATGGTATCCGCCGACTGGTAGGTGACCGAGAGGACCGTGAGATCGTCCCCGTAGTCGTCGACGAGCCGTGAGCGGGCCTCGGCGAGGCGCGGCATCTGTGCCTGGCACTTGCCACAGCCCGTTGCGAAGAACTCGACGAGCGTGATCCCGTCGTTGGGAACCGTCACCGTTCCGCCGTCGCTACCGCGAGCGTCGATCGTCTCGACTTCGATCGGCCACTCGGAGCCCTCGTCGTCGTCGTCCGTGTCGGCCGCCGGTTCCTCGCCGAACGACGGAAGTCCGCCGAGAACGATCCCGGTCCCGGCCGCGAGAATGCCGACGCTACCGGCGCCAGCGAGCAACTCTCGCCGTCTCATCGCTGGTTCACCACCGCGATGTGGACTGGGGAGCCGATGATACCGGCCGGTCGGGTCCGAGCGTCACTCATACGCTATAATACGGGCCGAAGAGGAAAAAAGGACACTGGTCCGCACGTCGAACGCACCGGCGGCGGGGACACGGACTAAGGGGACTCCGGTCGTCGGGACACCCGTGAACGACGACCGCGAGCGCTGGAACGAGCGGTACGAAGACGGGGATCGCGAGCCGCGTGACGATCCCATACCGATCCTCGAGCGCCGGATCGAAACGCTTCCCGACGGCCGCGCGCTGGACGTGGCGACCGGAACCGGCCGGAACGCGCTCTTTCTGGCCGACCACGGCTACGACGTCGACGCGGTCGACGTCTCCGACGAGGCCATCGCGACGGCGCGCGAGCGGGCCGCCGAACGCGGCCTCGAGGTCGACTGGACCCGAGCCGACGTGGCCGAGTTCGAACCGGAACCGGGCCGGTACGACCTGATCGTCGTGAGCTACTTCTCCGGCCTCGAGCACCTGCCGGCGCTCAAGGAGGCGCTCGCGCCCGGGGGTGTCCTCGCCTACGAACACCATCTCCGCTCGCGCGACCCGGTCGCGGGTCCATCGACCGACCGTCATCGATATCGCTCGAACGACCTGCTCCGGGCGTGTCTCGACCTGACGGTCCTCTCGTACACGGAGCGACGGCGGCCGACCGACGACGGGGAGCCGGTCGCGGTCGCGACGCTGCTCGCCAGACGCTCGAGCGGCGGGACGCAGTCGTATCCGTTCGTCCCGGACGACGCGCTCGAGCCGTAACCAGGAAATCGACCGCTCGAGTGGGTCGGCGCGACCGACGGGAGTCCGACCGAGCGGCGATCAGCCGTCGGTCCGGTTGCCCGCGCTTTCGTTGCCCTCGTCCGAGCCGCCGGCGTCCGCTTCGAGGATGTCACGGACGGTCGCGGTGACGGTGCCGGGTGAACTCCTGCCGCGATTGCGCCAGTGGACCGTCCCCGCACTGCCGACGAGGATCGTCGTCGGATAGCCGTCGATGCCGTAGTAGTCGTAGCAGGTCCCGGGCACGTCACGGCCCAGCCACCAGTTCCCCCCGTTCGCCTCGAACCAGGTGGCCAGTTCGTCGTCGGTCGGCGAGGGGCCGCTGGTCCCGTCGGTCACGGAGAGGAATCGCACGTCCGGATCCGCCCCGCCGACGGCGTACCCCCCGCCCTCGAGCCGGGACGCGGCCTCGGCGAGCGTCGAGAGAAACCCCCGGCTGGTCGGACACTCGGTCCGGGTGAAGTTACAGAGGAGCGGCCGACTCGAGTCGGGGATCGTGACCGTTCCGGCCTCGCTACCCGTCGCGTCGAGGGTGGCGATTTCGAAGGGGGGCTCGACCGGCGCGTCGTCCGACTCACCGTTCCCCTCGTCGGGCCCGCTGAGACAGCCGACCAGCGCCGTCGTCGCGGCCGCCGTCGCGAGCAGGTGTCGGCGTTTCATCGCGATCCCGTCCCTCCGTCGCACCGATGCCGGACGACCGTCCGTCCGACACGAGCGCCGCCGATCGCCCCCATGCTACAATTTCCCATTCCTTCCATACCGCTCGTATGGACGCCCCGCGCAAAGAGTCACTGATCGCGACAGGTCCGGCGGCGACTTCGTCGCCGGTCGTGTCCCCGACCGTACAGCGGCCATCGGACCGCCGCCAGCGCGACCGGTTCGTCGTGTTTTTCACGCCGTGGTTCCCATCCGAAACCGACAGCCGTGATCGAACTCGTCGTGACGGGACTGGCCGGCGTGGTCTTCGGGCTCGCGCTCGCGGCCCCGCCGGGACCGATGAACGCCATCATCGCCGAGGAGAGCGTCGTTCGCGGCTGGCCCGCCGGCTTCCGGGCCGGACTCGGTGCCATGCTGGCCGACGCGGTCTTTTTCGGCCTCACGCTCGCGGGGTTCGTCGCCGTGATCGACCGCGTTTCTGTCGTCCGACCCGCGCTCTATCTCGCCGGCGGTGTCCTCATGCTGTACTTCGCGGTCGGTGCGGTCCGGGAGGCCCGGACTGCGAGTTCGTTTACCGACGCCGACCGGGGCGTCTCGCGGGGGTTTCGCAAGACGTTCGTCCTCTCGCTGACCAACCCCTACCAGATCGGCTTCTGGCTCACCGTCGGCGTCGGCCTGCTCGAGCCCGGGACGCTCGACGTGCTGGCGTACGCGCCGGCCGTCGGGGAGCTACTCGAGGGGGTCCTCGTCGTCCGAACCGGCTCGCCCGCGCTGTTGCTCGGCTTCTTCGGCGGGATCGGCTGCTGGATCGTGGGCTACCCGGCGGCGCTGGTCGGGGCCGGGCGACGCGTCGACGCGTTCGCCCCCCTCGTCGCGGCGGGCAGTGCCGTCGTCCTCGCGGGGTTCGGGCTCGCCTTCCTGGGGCTGGGAGCGGTGCAGTTCGTCTGAGCCGCGGACGCTACGGGAGACGGTTTGGGTTACCGGCCGCCTCGCGGGCTACCACCTGAGCAGTTCGAACCGGCCGTCGTTGCCGGCCGTCTCGCGTCCCTCACGCTCCGATGCCGACCCGTCGGTCGTTCGGCGTTAGCCCCGGACGACGCGTTCCCGAGGCCCGTCGTCGCGTTCTCGAGCATCGGCAACTGGAAGCCGAAGCCGCTAACGAGGTCGAACGCCTCGCCGGGGCTATCGAAGAGGTCGAAGAATCCATCGCCGACGCATTCGATTCCGGCGACGACCTCGACGATCGACCGATCCTCGAGCGAACCGATCATCTCGGCCCGATCGACCAGCCCGATCCCGTCAGCGGTCCCGCGTGAAGCCGAACCCAGATCTCCGCGCCGTCGTCCGAACCGATCGTGAACTCGGACCCCTCGCCGGTGAAACAGGTCGATACCGGCTGGCCGTCCGCCTCGCCGGCGGTCTGGAGCGTCGGAGTCGATTGCCCCGCGGTCGCCGCGGCGGGGGCAGCGGCGAGAAGCGCGATACAGCCGACGGTAAGGGCTGCGATAGCCGTCGATCGAGAGGGGCGTCCCATTACCTACGGTCTCGCGACTATGTCTGTAAGAACCCACTGGCCGACTGGTCTCCCGTTCAACACGTTGCTATCGTGTCGGGACCGACACGCCGTCGGCCGACGAGAATCGACGCGAGCGCCGCCGACTCACTCGCCCAGCGCGGCGATCTCGTCCTCGAGCCACTCGCTGAACCACCTGACGCGTTTCAGGCGCTGGTGGGCGATGCCTTCCGCGGTGTCGCTCCGGACGCGCGAGGCGGCGTCGTAGCCCCGCTCCAAGACGCGCTCGACCATCTCGTCGCAGTCCATGTGCGTGCGGGCCTCGTAGCCCATCCGCAACAGCATCAACGCCGTCCCGTTCGCGCCGACCTTGTCGAGCAGGTCGGCCTCGATGAGACACTGCGTCTCCAGATCGAGGTCCGTCAGGTCGCCCTGATAGGAGTGGTGTTCGATGGCGCGACACACCTGCTGGATGAACGACTCGGGGTAGTCCGCGCGGGACTCGAGGTACTCCCGGGCGACCCGGGCCCCGGCCTCGGCGTGGAGTTCCTGATCGGTCTCGAGTTTGGCCACGTCGTGAAAGAGGGCGGCGACGCGCGTGACGTCGACGTCGGCGCCTTCCTCCTCGGCGATCTCGGTCGCGAGATCGACCACGTTGAGGATGTGGTTGTGTCGGTACTCGGCGGAGTGCCACGGGTACCAGCGCATGCGGCCGCCCTCCTCTTCCTTCTCGACGCTGGCCGCGAGATACTCGAAGACGAATCCTTTCATCTCCTCGAGTTCGGCGTCTGACACCCGCGCCTCCTTTATTTCGACGCCCACGATAGATCCCTCCGCAGTAGACGAACGATAGTCATTGACTGAATGTTCGGTCGTTTCGCTCTTTAGCCTTTGGTTCGTGACGGTTTCGCCCGCTCGTGATAGTCACGAGCCAAAGAGCGTCCCCGACCGACGGCCGCGACACCGACGAACACGGCCCGACGAAATCCCGACGCTCCGCCGGGGACTCCCACTATCTTCCGTTAAAGTCAAACAGTGGGCTCGGGAAGTAGGGGGTATGAGCAGCGAACAGGAAGCGGAGTCGATTCGGTGTCTCGTCGCCAAAGTCGGCCTCGACGGTCACGATCGCGGCGCGCACGTCATCGCGCGCGCGTTCCGGGATGCCGGCTTCGAGGTCATCTACTCCGGGCTCCACAAAGCGCCCGACGAAATCGTCCAAGCCGCGGTCCAAGAGGACGTCGACGTCCTCGGCATCTCCATCCTCTCGGGGGCCCACGACACGCTGGTCCCGAAGATCATGGACGGGCTCGAGGAGTACGGTGCGGCCGAGGACACGCTCGTGCTGGCCGGCGGCGTCATTCCCGAGGAGGACCGCGACGAACTCAGAGAACAGGGCGTCGCAGCCATCTTCGGTCCCGGTACCTCCGTCGAAGAGACCATCGAGTTCGTCCGCGAGAACGCGCCCCAGCGATGAGCATGGACGCCGACGACCGGTCGCTCCTTGAGGACCTGCTCGCGGGGGAACACCGCGCGCTGGCCCGCGTGATCTCGAAAATCGAGAACCGCGCGCCGGGCTATCGCGATCTCGTTTCGGAGCTGTACGCCCACACCGGGAACGCGGACGTGATCGGGATCACCGGCTCGCCGGGCGCGGGCAAGTCGACGCTGGTCGACAAACTCGCCGAGACCTACCGCGACCGGGGCGAGACGGTCGGCGTCATCGCAATCGACCCCTCCTCGCCCTTTACCGGCGGGGCGGTACTCGGCGACCGCATCCGGATGGCCTCCACGGTGGGCGACATGGACGTTTTCGTCCGGTCGATGAGCGCCCGCGGGACGCTGGGCGGGCTCTCGACCGCGACCGCGGACGCGGTCAAGGCGATGGACGCCTTCGGAAAGGACAAGATCATCATCGAGACCGTCGGTGCCGGGCAAAACGAGATCGACATCGTCCGGACCGCCGACACCGTCGCCGTCCTCGTCCCGCCAGGCTCGGGCGACGACATCCAGACGCTGAAAGCCGGCATCCTCGAGATCGGCGACGTCTTCGTCGTCAACAAGGCCGACCGCGACGGCGCGGACCGGACGGTACAGGAACTGCGTGACATGGTCCAACTCGGCGACGAGAGCGGGTTCGACGGTGGCGGCGGCCACCACAGCCAGGAGATCATCGACGCACACGACGACTGGGACGGCGAGTCCGCCGACGCCGACGAGACCGACGAGGGCTGGACGCCGCCGATCGTCGAGACCGTCGCCATCCACGGCACCGGCGTCGACGCGTTCATCGACGAACTCGCGGCCCATCGGCACTACCTCGTCGACTCCGGCGAACACGCCGAACAGGTGCGTACGCGTTACGCCGAGGAGATCCGCACCCTCTTGCGCGAGGACGTCCACACCATGCTCGAGGACGAACTCGCCGCCGCCGGCGGGATCGACGACCTCGCCGAAGCCGTTCGGCAGGGTGAGACCGATCCCTACTCGATCGCGACCGACGTGCTCGAGCCCGTCGAGGCCTGTCTCGAGAATCTCGAGACCGACACCCGCGAGTGAAGCCGGGGCCTCCCCGAACCGGAGGCCTAAGTCCGTTGGCAGCGTACGGAGACGTATGAAAGCCCGAACAGTCCTCGGCGCAGCCCTCGGAACCGTCGGTGGAGCCGTCCTCGGGAACCGCCTCCTGAAGCGGCGGGCGGGCGACCTCGAGACCCCGCTGGTCGGTATCGAACGGACGTATCGCTGGCGCGGGATCGAGACGCAGTATACGGTCGCCGGCGACCCCAACGACCCCGACATGCTGCTCCTTCACGGGGTCTACGCGGGTGCGAGCAGCCACGAGTTCGAGTCGCTCGTCGACCGGCTGGCGGAGAACTACCACGTCTACGCGGTCGATCTGCCCGGCTTCGGCCGCTCGGAGCGACCGCCGCTGGTCTACTCCGCAACGCTGTACGCCGAGTTCGTCCGCGACTTCGCGAGCGAGGTGACCGACGCGCCGATCGTCGTCGCCTCCTCGTTGTCGGGCACGTTCGCCGTCGAGGCCGCCGACGAGACCGACTTCGAATGCCTCGTGTTGATCTGTCCGACCGGCGAGACGGCGGACGAACGGCCGTGGGTCCGCACCCTCCTGCGGACGCCGATCGTCGGCACGACGCTGTACAACCTGCTCGCGAGCAAGCCCTCGATCCGCTCTTTCTACGATCGGGACGGCTACTACGATTCCGACCGAATAGATCCCGCAACGGTCCGGTACGCCTGGGAGAGCGCCCACCAGCCCGGCGCGCGCTACGCGCCCGCCTCCTTCGCCGCCGGCACCCTCGATCCCGACTTCGACCTCGAGACGGAACTGGCCGCGCTCGAGACGCCGACGACGCTCGTCTGGGGCCGCGACGCCGAACTGGTCCCGCTTCGGGACGGGCGGGACCTGGCGGCGGCCGCGGATCTCGATCTGGTTGTTATCGACTACGCGACCCAACTACCCCACGCCGAACATCCGGACAAATTCGTCGAGTACCTGTCTGCGGAGCTTCCGCGGGCCGACATCGAGGACTAGGTTTCCGGGACGGTCTCGAGCGCCGGCGGCACCGACCCGCGGTCGTCGCCCATTCCGGTCGTCACGATCAGGCGCATCCCGCGGCGGACGCTCATGTCGGTTTCGTGGACCTGATCCTCGGGGAGCAAGACGAGCCGGCCGGCGGTCGGGTTCGGGCTGTTGGGTAGGAAGACGTTGTAGACGTCGCCGCCGGCTATCGCCTCGGCCTCCCGCGGTCCCTCGCCGGTGACGAGGCCGATCATGTAGACGCCCTCGCGGGGTACTCGACCAACACGACGCTCTCGTACCCGGTCTTGCGCTCGACGAGCGAGTCGGCGACCTGCCGGACGCTGCCGTAGATCGTGCTGACCAGCGGGACCACATTGACGAGTCGCCCGACGTTCCCGAACAGGTGCCGGCCGACGCTCAACTGGGCGAGAAACCCGAGGACGACGACCGCGACAGCGATCAGGACCACGGCGAACGCCTGGGCGACGACCGTCACGTTGCCGGTGTACTGGGCCAATCCCGCGGCGCGTACGAGCGGATCCACGAACTGTAAGGACCAGTTGACGAGAAACCTGAGGACGTACAGCGTGACGACCAGCGGCGCGACCAGAATGAGTCCGGCGACGAAACTCCGCCTGACGGTATCCCAGACGTTCATAGCGGCCGTGACGTCTCGCGAGTGAAATAGCCATCGGCGGGCGGCCCCGCAACGGCCGCCCCGTTCGGCGGCTTACGCTGGTCGCAGACCGATCACTCGCTCGCCGGTCGTTTCCGAAACCGAAATCTCGAGTTCGACCGTGAGGCCGGTCTCGACGTCCCCGACGTCGATCCCGACGACCTGACCGGTCAGGCTGACGGGGCCGAAGTCGACGACGGCCGTCGCGTAGGGGGCGTCCTCCTCGAAGGCCGGCGTCGGCACGTGCGTGACGGTGAACGTCCGTACCTCGCCGGTGTCCGGGAGGGCGAGTTCCTCGAGGTCGGTCGAACCGCAGTCGGGACAGACCCGGCGCGGCGGCAGGGACGTGTGATCCTCGGGGCACTCGAGGTAGTAGGCAGCGCCGTCCTCGGCGGCGTCGAGCCAGTCGTCGAAGCCGGCGTCGGCGACGGTGTCGTCGGCATCGCTCATTACTCTAGCACCTCCAGAACGTGAACGGTCGCGCTCGCGACCGTGCCACCCGCGTTGTGGGCGACGCCGGTCGTCGCGTCCGCGACGTGGTCGCTGTTCGGATGGTCGCCGGCCAGCAGGTCGGTCACTTCGGCGATCTGAGAAGCCCCCGTCGCACCGACCGGGTGGCCCTTGGCCTTCAGCCCGCCCGAGAGGTTGATCGGCGTCTCGCCGTCCGCGGTCGTCCGCCCGTCGCGGGCGGCCGTGATCCCCTCGCCGATCGGCTCGAGATCGAGCGCCTCGAGCGCCAGCACTTCGGCGATGGTAAAGCAGTCGTGGACCTCCGCGAGGTCGACGTCGCCGGCCGAGACGCCGGCGTCGGCGTAGGCTTCGTCGCCGGCTTCGCGGGCCGCGGGCGAGCGGGCGAGGTACTCGCGGTCGTGGAGCGCCATCCGGTCGCCGCCCTGTCCGGTGCCCGTGATCGCGACCGGGGCCTCGAGGTCGTGTTCCTCGGCGTAGGACTCGCTCGTGAGGACCAGCGCCGACGCGCCGTCCGAGATCGGACAGGCGTCGTAGAGCCCGAGCGGTTCCGAGACCGGCGGGGCCTCGAGCGCGTCGGAGACCTCGATCGCGCTCTGGTACTGGGCCTTCTCGTTCGAGAGGGCGTTTTCGTGGTTCTTGACCGCGATGTGGGCGAGATCCTCGTGTTCGCCGCCGAACTCGTCGAAGTAAGCCCGGGCCATCAGTGCGTACGCACCGGGGAAGGTCACCCCGGCCCGGACCTCCCAGAGGTCGTCGGCGGCGATCGCCAGCGCCTCGGTCGCGCCCGCGGTCCCGAGGTTGGTCATTCGTTCCGCACCGCCGACCAGCAGGACGTCGTCCTCGCCGGTACGGATTCGTTTGACGGCCTCGCGGACGGCAGCGCCGCTCGAGGCACACGCAGATTCGTAGCGGGTCGCGGGGGCCTGGACGCCGGCCGCTTCCGCCATCAGCGGCCCCTGATGGCCCTGATGCTCGGAGAGTTCGCCCATGAAGTTGCCGTAGAGGACGCCCTCGACGTCCTCGCGGGGAACGCCGCTGTCCTCGAAGGCCGCGATACTCGCCTCCGCGAAGAGGTCACGGCTGGTCCGTTCGGGACTGTTCCCGAACGGCGTTAGCCCTGTCCCTGCAACACGTACGTCACTCATGTACACACGCGTAGTGGACGGATCGATTAATACTCAGCGGTTACGACTGCGCGTACCAGTTCGATGATAGGTGCAGTGGGTCGATCGGTAGCACCGTTCTCCGCGACGAACGGCGTGCGCTACGAGGGACAGCTCCTGCTATTCGATGCTCGTGGAAAGGTCACAGTCAGCGACAGTAGCTGGGACGGCGCTCAGAAGTTCGGCGACCGTCTCGAGATCCGCCAGATCCACGACCTCGACGGGCGTGTGCATATAGCGGTTCGGGACGCCGACGTTCACCGACGGAATCCCCCCGCGGGAAGTATAGAAGGCATCGGCATCCGTCCCGGTGTTCGTTCCCGATGCCTGTAACTGGATATCGATATCGGCCTCGGAGGCAGTCTGCCGAACTGCATCGACGAGTCGCGGATGGTTTGCGCTTCCGCGTACGACGACCGGGCCGTCACCGAGTTCGACACCGGTTTTTTGACCCGACGGAAGATCCGGCGTGTCCGTCGCGTGAGTCACGTCGATCGCGACTACTGCATCGGGTGCGAGATCGAAGCCGACCATTTTCGCGCCCTGTAACCCGACTTCCTCTTGAACCGTAGAGACGGCATAGATCGTCGCCTCGTGGTCGCGTTCGGCTGCCCGCCGGAGGGCTTCCGCCGCGGCCCAGATACCGATGCGATTGTCCAGCCCGCGTGCTGCGATCCGTCCGTGCTCCAGTTCGGAGACCGTTTGATCGAACGTAATCGGATCGCCGCGTTCGACTAATTCCTCGGCTTCGGCCGCATCGTCGGCGCCGATATCGATATACTGCTGGTCGATATCGGTGAGCGATTCGTCTTCGTGATCACGGAGATGAATCGCCGTCTGACCGATCACTCCCGGAACTGGCCCGGCATCGGTATGGATACGGACGTGTTGGCCCTTCGAGACGGTCCGGTCCGACCCCCCGACAGGAGTCATTCGGAGTATGCCGCTTTCCTCGATATCTCGCACCATGAAGCCGATTTCGTCGCTGTGTCCAGTGAGAGCGATCGACGTCTCGTTTCCCTCCAGCACGGCGACGGCGTTTCCGTAACTGTCGGTCCGCACCTCGTCGGCAAACTCCTCGACGTACTCTACCCAGCGGCGTTGACCCGGTGTCTCGAACCCGGACGGCGTCGCTGTGGTAAGTAATTCCTCGAGGAACCGACGGCGTTGTTGCTCCATGCACCGACATGCGGTCCGATCGGTGAAAAATTCGACTATGATCCCACGGACACCCCGTCGCGACAGTCGTGGCGATCGCAGGCCCGAACCGACGTTCCACCGCCGCCGGACGGAACGCATTTCAAGCCACCTTGGTATGTCTCCCGTAACTGACGCTCATGGACGCTTCCGACCTCCCCGATCCCGAGGGCATCTCCCCGCTGGCGTGGCGGCTCCTCCGCGTCGCGGCCGGATACGAACAGCGGGCGGTCGAACGGGAGATAGACGATCTCATGCAGGCACACCTCTCGATGCTCGAGAGCGGGAGTCGATCGCTCTCTCGAGCGCGCCGGAAGACGCTGCTGGAACTCTACGGCGCGGAACTCACCGCCGAGCAGGTGCGGGCGATCGTCGATCATTTCTAGGGACGCTCGCGAATAGAAGCGCTTAAGAATCGTAATGATAATTCCTGTGTGTATCAATGATACACCGACTCTTGGGTGGTTTAAACCGCCGGATATCCCTATTCGCCCTCGCGGGGATCGGAACGGTAGCAATCGCGGCCGCGCCGTCGCCGTCGGGACTCTCGATGACGGGCCAGTACGCGCTCGCGACCATGTTCTTCGCCGGGTTCCTCTGGGTCACCGGCGCGCTCCCGCTCGCGGTCACCGCGCTGACGATCCCCGTCTTGCTCACGGGGACCGGCGTCTACGACTCGATGGACGCGGCGCTCGTCGGGTTCGC containing:
- a CDS encoding cobalamin B12-binding domain-containing protein codes for the protein MSSEQEAESIRCLVAKVGLDGHDRGAHVIARAFRDAGFEVIYSGLHKAPDEIVQAAVQEDVDVLGISILSGAHDTLVPKIMDGLEEYGAAEDTLVLAGGVIPEEDRDELREQGVAAIFGPGTSVEETIEFVRENAPQR
- a CDS encoding DNA topoisomerase I — its product is MELIITEKDNAARRIADILSGGTYDSSRENGVNVYEWGGKRCVGLSGHVVGVDFPSEYSDWRDVEPVELIDADVEKTATKENIVATLRLLTRRAERVTIATDYDREGELIGKEAHDIVREVDEDVPIRRVRFSSITENEVQQAFDEPDDLDFDLAAAGEARQIIDLIWGAALTRFLSLSAGQLGDDFISVGRVQSPTLKLIVDREREIEAFDPEDYWELFADLQKSEAQRASETSSGEEPRDDETSFESQYFYRDEDGNEAERVWEEDAADEVYETLADRESATVVDVNRRTRTDTPPEPFNTTQFIRAAGAIGYSAKRAMSIAEDLYTAGYITYPRTDNTVYPDDLDPEELLDEFTGHSTLGDAAESLLEADEITPTEGDEETTDHPPIHPTGEIPARGDVSDDEWEVFELVVRRFYATVADAAKWEHLKVVVAVDDYRLKANGKRLVEPGYHDVYPYFSTTENFVPDVDEGEELALSDVELEAKQTQPPRRYGQSRLIETMEDMGIGTKSTRHNTLEKLYDRGYIESDPPRPTKLAMAVVDAAENYADRVVSEEMTAQLEADMDAIANGEATLDDVTDESREMLEEIFENLAESREEIGDHLRKSLKDDKRLGPCPECGEDLLVRRSRHGSYFIGCDGYPDCENTLPLPSTGKPLILEEECEEHGLNEVKMLAGRQTFVHGCPLCKAEDAGEGPILGDCPECGEEHGGELAIKTLQNGSRLVGCTRYPDCEYSLPLPRRGEIEVTDEYCDDHDLPELVVHSGDEPWELGCPICNYQEFQARESDSGSDLEALDGVGAKTVEKLAAAGIEDLEDLTDADPDAVADDVEGVSADRIRSWQAKA
- a CDS encoding class I SAM-dependent methyltransferase translates to MNDDRERWNERYEDGDREPRDDPIPILERRIETLPDGRALDVATGTGRNALFLADHGYDVDAVDVSDEAIATARERAAERGLEVDWTRADVAEFEPEPGRYDLIVVSYFSGLEHLPALKEALAPGGVLAYEHHLRSRDPVAGPSTDRHRYRSNDLLRACLDLTVLSYTERRRPTDDGEPVAVATLLARRSSGGTQSYPFVPDDALEP
- a CDS encoding LysE family translocator, with amino-acid sequence MIELVVTGLAGVVFGLALAAPPGPMNAIIAEESVVRGWPAGFRAGLGAMLADAVFFGLTLAGFVAVIDRVSVVRPALYLAGGVLMLYFAVGAVREARTASSFTDADRGVSRGFRKTFVLSLTNPYQIGFWLTVGVGLLEPGTLDVLAYAPAVGELLEGVLVVRTGSPALLLGFFGGIGCWIVGYPAALVGAGRRVDAFAPLVAAGSAVVLAGFGLAFLGLGAVQFV
- a CDS encoding TlpA family protein disulfide reductase, with the protein product MKRRHLLATAAATTALVGCLSGPDEGNGESDDAPVEPPFEIATLDATGSEAGTVTIPDSSRPLLCNFTRTECPTSRGFLSTLAEAASRLEGGGYAVGGADPDVRFLSVTDGTSGPSPTDDELATWFEANGGNWWLGRDVPGTCYDYYGIDGYPTTILVGSAGTVHWRNRGRSSPGTVTATVRDILEADAGGSDEGNESAGNRTDG
- a CDS encoding HD domain-containing protein, whose protein sequence is MGVEIKEARVSDAELEEMKGFVFEYLAASVEKEEEGGRMRWYPWHSAEYRHNHILNVVDLATEIAEEEGADVDVTRVAALFHDVAKLETDQELHAEAGARVAREYLESRADYPESFIQQVCRAIEHHSYQGDLTDLDLETQCLIEADLLDKVGANGTALMLLRMGYEARTHMDCDEMVERVLERGYDAASRVRSDTAEGIAHQRLKRVRWFSEWLEDEIAALGE
- a CDS encoding TlpA family protein disulfide reductase — protein: MRRRELLAGAGSVGILAAGTGIVLGGLPSFGEEPAADTDDDDEGSEWPIEVETIDARGSDGGTVTVPNDGITLVEFFATGCGKCQAQMPRLAEARSRLVDDYGDDLTVLSVTYQSADTMPDDELRTWWRNHDGNWYVGRDTTSSLAAHYGIFGYPVTIIVDETGEKRWEKSGLGSSDDIVRAVEDAFESFDGSDDGAETNESATA